The segment cgtttgaatttgaaaataaaaatcgaGTCAAAACGCACAAGTGTATAGTATTTAGGAATTAAAGTGATTTCACCTACTCCCAACGTCTTGTAaagtctttttatatttttaatttggtgTATGCGTGAAAGtttgtttgatttatataaattgtcatataaaattttatttgaagaaattgtgtaaaggatattttttatattcgaGATTGAGGCTTTTGCATCATActttttaacataaattttcaaataacaCTTCCCATCCACTCTATTTTGACATTAGCTTTAACTAAAATTTTTGTTCCAAAAATAAGCACATCCAAGATTAAAATTGATACTATTCTAAAAACatatgtaataataatttactataatatttcatattttttttaatgatagcGTGAAAAGAATTACAATAACTGTTAAAATGAGACGAAGGTTGTATTTGTTGACATCACTAACATATAATTGGTATTTTGCAACCACAcagaaacaaaatattaaaaatgaaagtattttattaatataaggGAAAATGTGTGAGtatctatgtccgaaatttcagagacacatttatactatattaaagtTACATTactcccctgaacttattttataagtaattttctacaccttttcggcttacgtggcactaacttgaaaaaaaaaagtcaaccagcgttgaGTCCACAAGATAGTATCATGTagaccgaaaaggggtagaaaattattaataaaataagttaaggggtaatatgaccttagtatgatataagtgtgtctctgaaatttcgagcATAGATTGATGGGGTACTTATGTATTATCCCTTAATATAACGTGTACAAGTCTATTGCGTTTTAAATTCttctctctaatttttttttttttttgtgatttcagAATTATTAGTAACATATTTCTCAATCATAGGATGATTTGAATCTCCTTGAGATTTAATTAATCTTTATGTAAAGCAGATTTCATGGTTCCACTACTAGAAGAGTAATATCATATCTTCATCTCTTAATAAATATCGCAAGAGTTTATGAAATGCTCGATATATttcttcaaatatatatatatatatatatatatatatatatatatatatataaacttgaagtagaatttaaaattaaaaattgaataatcttATTAAGAATTCTAACTGAAAATAGACTCGGCTCATTAATGAAATCACCTACATGATGTTAAATCCAATAGTATGTTTTAGCATGTCATCAAGAGGCATACACCTtctatctcaatttatgtgcgatattttttgaatgttaaaatttaaataagtctATATTTAATTTCgattttttatgtcttttaattattttatattgtcaATTATTATAACCTATAAGATTTTTATGTAGTTTACAAATAGATAAacttcatttcaaaaaattgaagattccaCACAaaaattttttaacaaacttaaactGTTCGATTCTATAGAAGAAGCATGACATTACTctctctgtctcattttatgttacactttttgtttttttgagaGTCAAACAGTTTAACTTTGACCAGATCTTTGCGTATggaatcttcaaattttttaaatgaaatttatatatatttgtaaactacgtgAAGACTatcataagtcacataattgataattcaaaatgttaaaaatgtCTATGAAGGACTTGCGATCAAAGATAAACTTGTTTAAATCTCGATTAATAAAAAGTGTCATATAAAACGAGACGAAGAATATTACATtatctatataaattaatttgaagaTGAAATAAAGTAAAGCTTTTTACTATTGTTGTAGGGTTTCCACCgatcaacaaaagaaaaaggtgTAATCCAACAAAAAGAAGAGGACCTCGATCCATCAAAGATCTTACTTTCTTatcaaaaagtagaaaaaaaccATACAATGTATCATTCTAGTAAAGCAACCAAACCACACGTGcttctaattatattttttcttttttgattgcTTCATTTTCCCACGCACACACAAATAACATACAAAAACAGTAccaatttaatgaaaatatgattttcaagtTGATAATCATTTTGATTTGTGttggaaatttaaaatttaaaggggtTCCACTCATCTTtgaatgattttcttttttaatagtaTAGAAGAAAACACACGCTTATGAACAAGACAATTTCATCAATTGTCATGGAGTGAAATGacattaataaatataagtaatgaAGCGTCCttttaaatttacttattttacgtgcatttaagttaaaatagtttttaagcAGTTTTGAAGTGTTTGAGTATGATTAAAAAGGAGTACGGAACCTAAATAAGtgtaaaaaaaagtttcacttcacaaagtataataaatagtttcgttatatattaaaatacacATTATGAGATTAATGAAAAACGTTTAAAATACTGAATAAAGTGAAATCTTTTCTTCCACTAAACCTATTATAGTTactttctaaaataataatttaattggtcaattttatttttttggctcATTTAAGTGACTCGTAAAAAAAAAGCTTAACTATAAACActtattttaaagtcaaaataacaaaaatagtcaaaaatcataaattaaaaatcataacttataacttttgatttaTATGTCATAAGCCAAATACCAATTCAAACGGTcctaatatatattcaaattaaagtATCCAAATGTTTATAAACATGACAATTTCTTTGTTGGTATTTGGTAATGTCTAGGTAGCTATAGTGTGAAATGACATTCATAACATACACACATATTTCagtatatatgattaaaaaaaaattgtagtgtaatagttaaattattttatttttgattagaaattttaaatttaaattttaactacgaaaaataatatattgaaagCATCACTTTAAATAAGCTCTATAGTTCACGATTTACTAAAAACTCTCATCCgcgtgaaaaaataattaataagaataattctaataataagacaaatattattttattttttttcttctctcatcCCCTCTTTAcactttattctttttataaagTGTTACTAAAATACTAGTAATATATTCTACACAAGATCCAACGTAACTATTCATATTGTTGGAATCGTTGTGGTCGACCTAGATCATTTACAAAATAGGCACAttcaaactttgaaaatttaattttttcaacgGTTGATGATGTAAGGaaaaatagttatatataaaatcctacttaaagtaaattaaagtttcaaattggTAGGAACAATTTTGTCCATGATCGATCATAAAAGTGTCCACTATATTCTCTGCCCCTTATACTCACTCTTGTCATTGTTctttatcaaataatatcatcttttatattagttgaatattttattaaaagttattatttattttattaaattaaaaaaaattattaatatttttataactaattcttttttaatatatttatatttatttgtttgattcttaataattgttttttaaaatttgtatgttataagAAGATTGATCCACTAGTATAAGACAAAAAGAgtaatactaaaaatatattttctccatttcaaaaagaatagtCTAGTTTGACTTcgaatgaaatttaaaaaaagaaaaaaactttttaatcttgtggttctaaattaaagttatgtcaaatgtatcaaaatgtcctttaattttgtgatcttagaaaaaaaatcatcatttttaaaataaattaaaaagaaaatagaaatattttttttttaaatcggaGAAATATGTAGgatgattaaataaaataaagaaattgtgTAAAATTAgatggagaaaaaaataattgggaTCTGAAATCAAGCCGCAATCAACGAGATTACGTTCACACAGTAACCGGTTTACCGGTCAAAAACTACTGTCTGAATGCTTCGACCACTGTTCCTGCTCCTGTCCTTCTAGTTTGGACCACCATGCATTTAGCACCCCTTTTGtactattttcatattttaattgattttttttaatattattttgatgaaaacataaagtatataatttatgatttgtaaatttcttcttttgatGGATATATAGAAGGTCAattttaaattagatatttatttttttaattattttgtatatttattcGTTGCAGTATTTTAAActtctaaataaaatttgaacaaggttataatttttgtgaaaagaatttaattatataaaattatcccGTCTCTGTTTCATAATTAATctataatatttgttattttaaaaaaaattaaacaagaatagaataagattaaataattttttaatataaatagatagtaaaaatatgacatataatataaaacGGAGTAACCATACATAAAGTCGGTGTTATATGACCGGCGGAACCCGGTCAATGTTAGTGTCCACTTTCACACAGCACCGCTGAGTTTTGTGTGTTGTTCATTATTTATAACTTGTCTAGCTAAAATATACATCTCTCTTCTCACTTCCttcattaatgaaaaaatggaaAGCTACAAAGACATTAAAATGGAAGATCATCATCCAATGTATTTCATTGACAACAACGGTTTTGGAGTTACTAATAACCACTCATTCATCTCAGATTACAGCATTAACCCATCATCTCTGGGTTTCATGGAGTTATTGGGTTTTCATCAAGACTTTTGTTCAGTTTTTGAGTTACCTAAAGAAGAAAATCACTATCCTGCTGTTTGTGTATCTGAAGAAGAACTAAAGCCGCCATCATCATCATCTGTAGCAGCAGCTGAGAAACAAAAAAGTAGTACTACTACTGTAGTTGCTACAGGTAACGTATTGAATACGCCATCTACCCCTAATTGCTCCTCCATTTCCTCTGAAGGACATGGAGATGCTGATGGGGAAGTAGAAAATCATGACCAAAAAAACACAAACGCTAAACAACAGTATGTTCACAtcactttttttctctttttttttgtgtgcgCGCTGATAAAAATAAGATTCACTAGCTTACTTAATTCACTACAATAAAAGTGTGAAAATCGATAATTTCCTGttaattttcatactaatctcCAGTAAAATTCTCATGTAATTCACGCCTTtcaacttttcattttctttgtgaGCTTCAATTATCCCAATTTTATTACTCAATTTGCTAATTACTGTTGTTTTGCCCTTTTTTTGGGGGGATTTGTGTTGGGGGAGCACAGGTTGAAAGCGAAGAAAACAGTGAGTCAGAAGAAACAGAAAGAGCCGAGATTTGCGTTTATGACAAAAAGTGAGGTTGATTTTCTTGAAGATGGTTATAGATGGAGAAAATACGGTCAAAAAGCTGTCAAAAACAGTCCTTTCCCAAGGTACTACTTTGTTATTATaacatattttgatatattttcataaatatattttgataaataagatGATATATAcgcaattttattattattttgcgaATAAATTATACTGAATAACGAAGAAAGAGATTGAACATTGTTTTCCAAAGGCTATCCAATTAGTTTGTATCATTTTTGCATGGCCGATCGATGGCCGGCCTCtgtaaagtaaaagaaaaagagagagccTTTTAAATTAACATCAATAGTTTATCATTAGTTGAATTGTGtcttatatttatgatatttagtGGAGCTGTACctaatttgaaaatgttttttaagttttaatttgttcatacatcttttcccttcttttttttcttctgctTTTCCATTTTCATATTTGAATACTTCAAAATTTGAACATGTTACTTGCAAGTGAGACTAGCTTGAGCTTCTAGTCTAGAGGTAGAATTGTACAATAACACTTCACATGATGCTATATTGTTTCTTAAATTTGTAGTTATTTAGATTCTAGGCTATtgctataattaaaaaaaaaaaaattaaacagagttttctctttttggttttcatttGTGTTTACCCACTTCTCTaatgtgaatattttttttatcgttTATAATTCAACCTTctgacaaaattaaatattatttcattgtaGTAATAAATATTTCCAATTGTGGGCAACTTGTAACTTGTTAGCTGCTGCTTGTCTACTAttggttataaaaaaaaaagaaatgcatGTTCATATTGGGGAAACTAAAAGGTACTTCATTTTGAAATATTCCAATAGGCAAATTGTATATATTTGCCAGGAATTTATGTTGGTACTTCCAAAAGGTTCtatgataaaaatacataacatgTATTTCATGTTTATGTAAGTCTTAAAAGGCCTCTTAGCTTTATCTGACACTAGTGCTGCTATTGTTGCAGGAACTATTATCGCTGCACAAATGCAACATGTAACGTCAAGAAGAGAGTTGAGCGATGTTTCAGTGACCCAAGCATTGTGGTGACTACCTACGAAGGAAAACATACTCATCCAAGTCCCATGAATACGATGATCTCCCGTCCTAACTGCTATCCAATAAATCCAGTACTCCCTTCACTTGGAACCTACACTCTGCCAATGCAGTTCAACGCCAATCAGTCCTTCAACGACAACTTAACGAGTTCTAATTTAGCCATCAATCATCAGCTTGATCATGCTGCTTTTGTTGCTCAAGGAAGGCGTTTTTGCAGTACTAACGAAATTCTGGAAGACCAGGAGAATGATCTACAGAATCTTATGCCTTCCGCGGTGCTAAAACATGACTACAacagatgatgatgatgatgtatATAGAGGGTTTATATAGTCGATAAGTTAAAACAATTATATGCATTATATTACTTTGTTATAATTTAGCTAGTGGTACTCTTACTCGCATTTCTAATGTATTCATATCGGAAATCTCATGGGTCTAACATTGACATTTTCGGATTCTCTATGCATGTGTATACTTTTCTAGAATGGTTGTCCTTTCGTTTCACTTTGTTTACTAATACTTTTTAATTTCGTATCACTTCTATTAAAATGAAtgatatatttctatatttttaaacGCGTTACATGCAACTTAATGTTGTGCTTAAATGATCATGAGCTTAAGGAATATCTAGCATCATAAATAGTGGacacttatttaaaatttttataatattgcgTTTGTTTAGTTGTGGGGGAGAAACCACCTATGGTGCATATAAATGGGACATTTTTGCGATGCATCCAAAATAACTCatagttaaatttttattacatggccaaattttttttaattaaaacaaggGCAAATGACAGAAATCACAAATTATCGTTTGtcccttataagtttataattacaaatatcCCTCAAATTGATAGAATAACATAAGtgctgatacattaatttgatgtgcGAGAAACATTAATTGTTAAGTAAGATatattatagtttatgtatgatacactaatatgatgtacattttatacatgaaacactaatctgatgcacatagtatattaatttgatgcgcAAGAAAGATTAATTTAATGTgtgaaaatgagaaattttaaagatttataaaacgaatagaaaataatgataataagagAACTTAAAGGTGAATTTATGTTTTCGTTTTTCCttaaaacatacatataaattttgtggTTTCCTCTTGCAATTTGGAAGTTGTAGTAGCAGCCAAATCTAGTAGGCCCAAGCTCGTTTCTACATGagtttttcattcaaaaaaataatatataatagaatTCATTGGATTAGACTTTAGAGTTGAATTACGATTAAGATTGGGCTAAAGTAGAAGAAACAGACACCTCATGACCTAAAGTGCCTAACATGTTCATGTCCATTAAGAGCCCGAACACTTTTAAGTCAGAGGTTAAAGCTAGGTGGTGTTCgttccattaattttttttttatagattttatgtttatattagaaaattaaataaatatatatgtatattataaatttgtaatttcTTGACAATATTGATTGATAACTCagtagtaaaaaaaaatgaagaaaatacttTTCACATTAATTTCGTGATTCAAACCCTCActattaatacaaaaaattcttttttttcaatttagaaCTTGATCTCAAACAGACAATATCACAATATTAAAAGTATGCTTGAACTAAAGAAAATAAGGTCAAATTGCATGAGTGAAATGAAAATACTAcaccttaattaattataatgaagTCAAATTTTCGCACATCAAAAGAGAATTGTAATATAATGAGTATGACCAAGCTCCGACAAACACCGAGCTGGCTTGACATTACTAATTTTTCacacataaaaatatgatatttaaactTAATTTAACCCCAACAGTCCTAGCTTATGAGAGAAGGATTGCTTCGAACAGATAGACCATCAATTCATTCTCCAAGACTCTTACCACACACCTCTAAGTGCACTTGCTATATCTAATCTTTCCCAAAGAAAcattaatcaagaaaatgatcAATATTCTATGAGTAATcataagataaaaatagaatgtcttttttttttttaaaggaatttAATGATTCATACCCTAGTTATTAATTAATGTCAGGAGTTGATAACACATTAACAATCATCTTCATAACCTTAACTTTCATTTCTAAAGCCCAAATATAATCAGCTGTCTCTCTAAATAGCCTCTCCAACCCCATTGATGATGATAATGGTTCACAATTTGGAATCAACTTCTCCAACATCTTAACATTCTTTTCAGCCTCATTACTCGATCTTCTAGAACGTTCTACACGTACCCTTCTCTTCATGATACGCGCTCCATTATGTTTCTTGCATAGCCATGAACATGATCTCCTTCTAATGTATACACCTTTTTCTAAAACTTTTGTCCACAAAGGATCACTTAAGTCACATTTGTTAAGAAACTCAGGAGAAGAAAGCAATGGTTGTTGAGAAATAATACCCATGATAAGCAAGAATAAAGATGGTTTGTGTTGtgataaaatgttataaaaaaaaaataatgtcctTTGCCAACTTGAATGgttaaagaggaaaaaaagaaagtacAAGTTGTAGCTAAGATATCATGTTGTCAAGGGATGGTGTGTTTGATTTATAGCAAGGAGTTGTAGGTCATTAGCCAATAGAGgataatatgaaatattaatttagagCCGCAAAGTTTCCATCGTCCAACTAATTTATGAGTAATATATATGTCTTCCTACTTATTTTAGCATAGttaaattcagaatttaaaatttatatatttgataagCTTGAGATTGTTAAGATAACAGAGTTGAATTCATGATTTAAAGCTTATTGATTCGATAAGCGAGAGATTGCTAAGATGATAAGGACATTACATCGCGAGGTAAACAAACTGTATTAGTTCAACGTagcattaatttttttagaagtaCTCATATGTACTGAATGCATTACACTTGTGAAATTATGTTGAGAATTTACACAATATATCATGTATAAAGTACTGAATTCAGTTAAACCTAAAATTAAGTGTGACGACatgatttgaaagaaaaaaaagcgGTTGAACGTCCCTCTCTTTACCTTTTGTAGctcaattttcttatttatgcGATGAGGAGCTTACTTGGTATTGAAATCGAGTTGACAGAAAGAAACGAGATAACATGATCAATAGATGAAGGTGTGACAAGTGTAAATTACTTATGTTTATTTCAATTGATTgacatattttgatttaataggaaattttaaaagaaaaaaaaatattgatacgtcaaatgtattaaaaaattatttaatcttatagttttaaacatgtcatatggaaaattgaaattaaagagttgctaaaaaaaaaggtaatctttaatttctaaacagactaaaaagaaaaataaatcaaataaatagaaagaaagtataattatatatattattatataaatatagaagTGGAATTGAGTGGTTATTTATGCATTTAAGGTTTAGGAGTGCATGTTCTCCAACTCAATGCACATGCAttcacatgatttttttttcactatCCATTCCTTCAAAACCAACCACATTTACTACTTTTAATATACCCCctacaccccccccccccccacaaaaCCCCCAACCCCACCTCTATATATAGCTACTATAGGTCCCTACCACAACAAACAATGAACACATAATTTGATGAGAACACCCTGGATTATTCCTTAATAAGAGTCACTTTCCAAATTCATTGCACACTCTATACTtctaattatatcataattatcCAGCTCAATGATAGTGGCACTGTGGCACATTACATGCCACTCagtttttttgtgtgtgtgaggATGAAAATGGATGTTTCCTTGCAGGGGGCTAATACTATTtgtttaaacatatttttgacATTATACATAACCCCTAAATTTATACCTTAATTTTAAGGAGATACTTTAGGAACTATAATTAAAATCCCTTTTTTCGATCGATCTAAGTTATCGGAAACTTATTAGTTAAGAGCTAATTATTTAGTTATATTCCTCTttgtaatattatgaattttataagatttttgtACATCTAAATATATGTATCTCAGaatatataagttaaaattaggtgtaattttattttagatacaTTGTATCTAAGTGGAATCACATGTATTTAGACAGAATTCACTCACTTCTTTTGCCTTTCTTCCATATTGCTCGTCACTCTCTTAGTCTCCTATGTATTTGGCACCCAGATACAAGTGAATCAACTAGACATGTATACATATCATCTCACTCATTTTTCTCAACTTTAATATATCTACTAgcaaaaatacatatatctaatTGTATTTTTCATACTATATGGTAATTCAAAAGTCTGAATTAGTAATAAAATGCGTAATTGTTTAAAAGACCAGTAGAATTGATATATATGATATGGataagataattttttcaatttaattgctTCATGCGAGTCATTAATATAATCTTATTCCAAATTATATGTGTAAAGTTATTTTATGATTGAACgaaatatgttattttgaaaattattgaaAACTTTTGATTGGTCCTTATTTTATAGAGAGTTGTCACATCATTTGTTGGTCTTGAATTTGATTGTACATCAAATCACTCGACACTTAACATGAGTTTAAACGTCAAGATAAAATGGACCTCGAGCTTCAATGCAATAGAATTGATGTATTCAATTGTACCGTCCAAATTAATTGATCAATCCAAATATGcatgaattaataaaaaaatttaaaataatttaacccaataaatttatgtctttataacataaataatataatattttttttcatttgcgTATATAATTTAAACCGTTTCTACAAACAtgtttctctaaaaaaaaaggATCAATTAAATCATTCACTAACATAATTTTCACACATataatacattaataataataataataataataagaataataatgataataataatagaacaaatcttttttttaaaaaaataatctaaaattaaTCGCACACCTTTAAGCTATAATCACACAACTCAAGCAGACAtgttattcataaataattgtGTGcttataa is part of the Solanum lycopersicum chromosome 1, SLM_r2.1 genome and harbors:
- the LOC101263542 gene encoding WRKY transcription factor 23 codes for the protein MESYKDIKMEDHHPMYFIDNNGFGVTNNHSFISDYSINPSSLGFMELLGFHQDFCSVFELPKEENHYPAVCVSEEELKPPSSSSVAAAEKQKSSTTTVVATGNVLNTPSTPNCSSISSEGHGDADGEVENHDQKNTNAKQQLKAKKTVSQKKQKEPRFAFMTKSEVDFLEDGYRWRKYGQKAVKNSPFPRNYYRCTNATCNVKKRVERCFSDPSIVVTTYEGKHTHPSPMNTMISRPNCYPINPVLPSLGTYTLPMQFNANQSFNDNLTSSNLAINHQLDHAAFVAQGRRFCSTNEILEDQENDLQNLMPSAVLKHDYNR